The Burkholderiales bacterium genomic interval AGCATGCCGCGCAGCAATTCGTGCATGAATTTCAGTGCCTGATCTCGTTCCACGTTCGCTCCCTGATTGCCCTTTACTGTCATTCCCGTGAAAACGGGAATCCAGCGCCTTCGAAAACTGGATGCCCGTTTTCACGGGAATGACAACGTCTAATTATCTCGTTTTGAAGCCGCTGGATTCCCCGTTCCCTGCTTAGAGCCTGCTGGGACAAGTGTCACGGAAATGACAACGTTAAGATTTACCGCGTCAGGCCGGAAATGCTTCTTTATTCGCCGCCTTGCCGCGCGCTTCGGCCGATGTGATCACATTGCTGCGTACGAGGTCGGTCAAATTCTGATCCATGGTTTGCATGCCGAATTTCTGGCCGGTCTGGATCGACGAATACATTTGCGCGACCTTGTTTTCGCGGATCAGGTTTCGGATCGCCGGCGTGCCTATCATGATTTCGTGCGCGGCAACGCGGCCCGTGCCGTCTTTGGTTTTCAGCAGAGTTTGCGAAATCACTGCGCGCAGCGATTCCGACAGCATCGCACGCACCATTTCCTTTTCCGCAGCCGGGAACACGTCGATGATACGGTCGATGGTTTTCGCTGCCGAACTCGTATGCAGGGTGCCGAATACCAGGTGGCCGGTCTCGGCCGCTGTCATCGCCAGGCGTATGGTTTCGAGATCGCGCAGTTCGCCGACCAGGATAATGTCCGGGTCTTCACGCAGCGCCGAGCGCAGCGCGTTGGCGAAGCTCAGCGTGTGCGGGCCAACCTCGCGCTGGTTGATCAGGCACTTTTTGCTTTCGTGGACAAATTCGATCGGGTCTTCGACCGTCAGGATGTGACCGTGCTCGTTTTCGTTGATGTCGTTGACCATCGCCGCCAGCGTCGTCGATTTGCCGGAACCGGTTGGTCCGGTGACGAGCACGACGCCGCGCGGCTGCTGCGCGATTTCCTTGAAAATTTTCGGCGCCTTGATGTCTTCGAGGCTCAGCACGTTTGATGGAATCGTCCGCATCACCGCGCCCGCGCCGCGCTGCTGCACGAACGCGTTAACGCGAAAGCGCGCCAGATTCGGAATGGCGAACGAGAAATCGCACTCCAGGTTTTCTTCGTAGAATTTGCGCTGGCCGTCGTTCATGATGTCGTACACCATCTCGTGCACGTCCTTGTGCTCCATGGCCGGCAGGTTGATGCGCCGTATGTCGCCGTGCACGCGGATCATGGGCGGCTGACCCGCCGAAAGATGTAAATCGGAGGCTTTGTTTTTCACTACAAAGGCGAGCAACTCGGCTATGTCCATCGCGTTTCCTTTTCATGACGCCTAAGCAGTATCGGCTGAAAGAATAAATATTGTCAATTGGTTACAACAACTATTTGATGTTATTTGTGGATTATGATCGCAATTGCGTCTTGCTTGCAAGCTGTTAACCAGCGGATACGCGAGGCCGCTGCGGCGTGCGGGCGCGAGTTAGACGAGATACGGTTGCTCGCGATAAGCAAGACTTGGTCCGCAGCCGCGGTCGGCGAGGCGTACGCTGCCGGTCAACTCGCCTTCGGCGAGAGCTATGTGCAGGAGGCGATGGAGAAAATCGGTCTACTGGCCGAATTGGGGAAGCCCCCGCCCGGCGCTTTGGAGTCACGTATGGGCGCCGCCATTGGGAATGGATCGATCGAAGACGGCACGCCTGGCCTTGCCGCCGAAATCTCGTTGCCGACCGATGTGAGGCCCGTGTTCCGCCCTTTGGAGTGGCACTTCGTCGGACCTATCCAGAGCAACAAGACGCGGCAGATAGCGGAGCATTTTGCCTGGGTTCATAGCGTCGACCGGCTGAGTATCGCCGAGCGCTTGTCGCGGGCGCGGCCCAGCCATCTGCCCGACTTGCAGATCTGCCTGCAGATAAACGTCAGCGGTGAGGCGAGCAAAAGCGGCGCGGCGCCCGACTCGACGCTTGAACTGGCCCGCGCCGCGAGCCGGCTGCCGAAACTGCGCTTGCGCGGGCTGATGACGATTCCGCGGCCGACGCCGGATTTTGGCGAGCAGCGCGCGCAATTCGCAAGACTGTACGAATTGCGGCAAGTAGTGCTGCGGGACGGCATCCCGCTCGACACCTTGTCCATGGGCATGTCCGACGATCTGGAAGCCGCGATCGCGGAAGGCGCAACCATCGTCCGCGTGGGTACCGCCATCTTCGGCCCGCGCGACCGGCGTTGAGCAGCAAGCGCGTTCTTCGGGCCCGCCTGACTCCAGCGGAGTGTCGCTTAACGCTTCGACAAGCCTATCCTGAGCAAATCCGAAGGGCTCAGCACGAACGGGCTAACTGAGATCAGAGCTTTCTTGCCGCATGGCAAGCCGCAATTTATACTGCCGTGCAGTCTGCTGTTCCCGTCCTTCGCTTCGCCCATCCCATACCAACCAAGAGAGAAACCACTAATGAAAAAATTATTTGCCGCTTTGCTGCTCGTCGCCCCGCTTGCCGCGCCTATCGTGGCCGAGGCCGCCAAACCAGCAAAACTGCATGTCGGTGAAAGCGTCGAGATCGCCGCCAAACCCGAGGTGGTATGGGACAAGATCAAGGACTTCAACGGACTCGGAACCTGGCATCCCGCGGTGGCAAAAAGCGAAATCGTGGAGGGAACCAATAACAAGAAAGGCGCGGTTCGCGTGCTGACTTTGCAGGATGGCGGCACGATCAAGGAAAAGCTGCTTTCCCACCGCGGCAAATCGTTCAAGTATACGATCCTCGAAGGCGTGTTGCCCGTCAGCGATTACACGTCGAAGGTCGCGGTCAAGCCGGGCAAGAATGGCGGTTCAACGGTCGAATGGAGCGGGGACTTCAAGCGTAAATCCGCCGATGCCAATCCCCCGCAAGGTCAGGACGATGCGACGGCAACCAAGACCATGACCACGGTTTATCGCGCCGGGCTCGACAATCTGAAGAAAGTGGTCGAAAGCAAATAATCGCTGAAACAGAAGAGCCGCTGACGATGGCGCATGAGACATCTCCTGACAGCGCGTCTCGCAAAGCGTCGGTCAGGCAAGGCAGCGGCTCGATCGCCACAAAAACGGGTTGCCAGGCTGGTTTTACGAACCACGCAAGCAGCAAGTCCGTGTGTTCGTAAACCCTGAATGAATATCACCTTTGTCGGCGGCGGCAACATGGCCGGCGCCCTGATCGGCGGCCTCCTGAAACACGGCTATCGCCCCGATCAGATCAAGGTTGCGGAACTCGATCGCGGCGCGTGCGACGCGCTGTTCGCGCGTTTCGCCGTGTCCACCCATACCGAAATCGCGCCGGCGATCGAGGGCAGCGATTGCATCGTTCTCGCGGTCAAGCCGCAACAGTTGGGCAAGGCGGCTGCTGATCTGGCTCCGCTTCTCAAGAATCAGCTCGTCATCAGCATCGCGGCCGGCGTTCGCTGCCGCGATCTCGCACGCTGGCTGCAAGGCCACCAGCGTCTGGTGCGCGTCATGCCCAATACGCCGGCGCTCATTGCCGCCGGCGTTTCGGCTTTGTATGCGATGCCGGAGGTTGACGCTGATCAGCGATCGCTCGCAGCGCAAATTTTTGATGCGGTCGGCATGACAATCTGGCTCGAAAGCGAAGAACAGCTCGACGCGATAACGGCGCTGTCGGGCAGCGGTCCGGCTTACGTTTTCTATTTTGTAGAGGCGTTGCAGCAGGCCGCGCTCGAACTCGGTTTCGCACCGCAGACAGCACGCAAGCTGAGTCTTGCGACCTTCGATGGCGCGATTCGGCTGGCCGCCCAATCCAGCGACGCCGTCGATGTTCTGCGTGCCCGCGTGACCTCGAAAGGCGGCACGACTGAGCGCGCGCTATCGGTCATGCAGGAGGCCGAAGTCAAGCAGCACATCGTGCGGGCGATACACGAGGCGGCTCAGCGCTCCGCCGAACTCGGCGATGAGCTGGGCCAGGAACCGCGCGATGCAGCAGTCGACGGGCGCGGCAAAGCATCCGGTCATGCTTAATCAGGCTTTGCATTTTCTGATCGACAGCATCGTTACGCTGTTTCTGATCGCGCTGTTGCTGCGCGTCTATTTGCAGATCGTGCGCGCCTCCGCCCAGAATCCGATCTCGCATTTTGTCATCGCATTGACCGATTTCGCGGTGCGGCCGCTGCGCCGCGTGGTCCCTGGTTTTCGCGGCTATGATGTCGCGACATTGGTGCTGGCGTGGCTGATCGCCTTCCTGCTGCTGCTCATCCTGAGCGCGCTCGGCGCGCGCGACCTGCCGCCGATGAACGCGCAGGTACTGGGCGTTTTTGCATTGCTGGCGCTCGTGCATCTGTTGCGGCTCGCGATCTACATCGTTATCGGCGTCGTAGTCCTGCAGGCGATTCTGAGCTGGGTCAATCCGTACAGTCCGCTGGCGCCGCTGTTGAACAGTTTGTCGCGACCATTCCTGCGGCCGGTGCAGAGAGTTGTGCCGCCAGTGGCTAACGTCGATCTGTCGCCGCTTATCGTCCTGCTGATTTGCCAGTTGCTGCTGATCGTGCCGGTGCCGTTTCTGGAACGTGCCATTATCGGTCTGTCGTAGAATCGTCCGATCGAATGAACAATGAGTGATCGACTTTACCGCGACGTTGCCCAACATCAAAACTGGCGCGACGCATTGCTCGCAGCGATCGCGGATTACGAAAAATGGCTGAAGGAGAATGGCGAGGCTGCGCCGCGACTCGCCGATCTCGCGCGGACCATACGCGATGACCGCCTGGTGCTCGCCTTCCTCGCCGAGTTTTCGCGCGGCAAAACCGAACTCATCAACGCGCTGTTCTTCGGCGATCTGAATCAGCGCTTGCTGCCTTCCGAAGCCGGACGCACGACGATGTGCCCGACCGAGATTTTCTACGACGCCGACGCCGCCGCCTACCTTCGCCTGTTGCCCATCGAAACGCGCGGCCGCGACGACAGCATCGATAGCCTTAAACGCGAGCCGCAACTTTGGGTCGAGTGCAAGCTCGATCTCGACTCGATCAAGTCGGTCGAGCGCACATTGCGCAGCCTGACCGAAAGGAAAACCGTTTCCGCCGAAACTGCGCGCGCGCTCGGATTGCTAGACAGCGACAGTACCGGCGACAGCGCCGACATTCCCATGTGGCGGCACGCGCTCGTCAATTACCCGCATCCATTGCTGCAAAACGGCCTTGTCGTGCTCGATACGCCCGGCCTGAATGCGCTCGGCGCCGAGCCCGAGCTCACCTTGAGCATGATCCCGAATGCGCACGCCGTGCTGTTCGTACTCGGCACGGATACCGGCGTCACGCATTCCGATCTCGAAGTGTGGCGGCGCGTCGTGCAGGGCAACGACACGCGGCGCATCGCCGTGCTCAACAAAATCGATCTGCTGTGGGATGAGCTGAAATCGGCGGATTCGATCGAGCAAACGATCAGCCGGCAACTGGAGCAAACCGCGGCACTGCTCGGCATCCCGCGCGGCGATGTGTTCGCCGTGTCGGCGCAGAAAGCATTGCTTGCGCAAGTCCGCGACGACGCGACGCTGTACCAGAAAAGCGGAATCGAGAAACTCGAACGTTTTCTGGCCAATGAAATCATTCCGGCGCGCCGCCAGATATTGTTCGATTCGGCGAGCCGCGAGATTTGCGCAATGCTGCGGGTGTCGCGTGAATCGGTGAAAGCCGGCATCGCCGCCAACCGCGAAGAATCAGGTGAACTTGCGGGCCTTTCCGGCAAAAATCGCGGCATCGTCACCGCGCTATTGAACAAGCTGGAAGCCGATCGCGCGAATCACCTGCAAACGGTGGAAACCTTCAAAAGCACGCGGCAAGTCGTGATGAAGCAGGGCAATGCGCTGCTGGCCAGCCTGGAAGCAGAGCATCTCAACGAACTGATCGAAAAAAATCGCGCGCTGATGGAGGCGAGCTGGACGACGACCGGGATCACGCGGGCGATGGCGGCGCTGTTCGACAACTTCTCGAAACAGTTGGACAAGATCCTGAATTACGCGCAACAGATCGGCGGCTTGATCGAGGCCATCTACGCGCGCTTTCAAGACAGATACGGTTTTGCCAGGCTTGCGCCACCGGCCCTGAACCTCGAAAAATACCGCTACGCCATGCGCGAGCTCGAGCGCAAAGCCGAAGCGTTTACCCGCGATCCCTTGAACGTCGTCATCGAGAAACGATTCTTGATCCGGAAGTTCTATCACGGTCTCGTGCATCAGGCGCGCGCCATTTATGCGCAGGCGCACGCCGAGTGCGCGATCTGGCAGAAGCGGGTGCTGCAGCCGATTTTCGCGCAGTTGAAGGAGCACGAACGGGTGTTGGGGCGCCGCGTCGCCAATGTGGCGGCGATACGCGACAATCTCGATACGCTCGATGCGCGCATCAGGTTGCTGGAGCAGCAACACAGCGCGTTGAGCGAAAAAAATCGCACTCTCGAACGTATCGCACCTGCGTTCGAGCAGCCGGAGCGCGTTACCGCAGAATGACTAGGGCCTGCTCACACATAATCATGCCCCGCGCTTTGGTCTCGCGGGATGCGATGCGAGGCGGACGGCGCGCCGCAGGGCCATTCCCTCCAAGCGGCGGCCAACGACGCAGCGCGCCCGCCAGACCAAACCCCTAAGGGTTGCCGCCAAACCGGGCGCTCGTTTTAGGTGTGCAAAGGCCCTACCTACATCAGCACGACATCATACTGCTCCTGCCCGTACTGCGTTTCCACCTGCAGCGATACCGGCCGGCCGATAAAATCGCCAAGCTGGGCCAGGCTTTGCGATTCTTCATCGAGGAACAAATCGATAACCGGCTGCGATGCAAGTATCCGGTATTCGCGCGCATCGAACTGACGCGCTTCGCGCACCAGTTCGCGCAAAATCTCGTAGCAGACGGTACGCGCCGTTTTGATTTCACCGCGGCCTTGGCAAGTCGGACAGGTTTCGCAAAGAATGTGGGCGAGGCTTTCACGCGTGCGTTTTCGCGTCATCTCGACCAGGCCCAGCGCGGTAAAGCCGTTGATCGTCATTCGCGTGTAATCGCGCGCCAGACCTTTCTTTAACTCGGCGAGCACCGCCGCCTGATGCTCGGCGCTCTCCATGTCGATGAAATCGATGATGATGATGCCGCCCAGATTGCGCAGGCGCAGTTGACGGGCGATTACGTGCGCTGCTTCGAGGTTGGTCTTGTAGATGGTGTCGTCGAAATTGCGGCCGCCGACAAAGCCGCCGGTGTTCACGTCGACCGTGGTCAAGGCCTCGGTCTGATCGATAATCAGATATCCGCCCGATTTCAAATTCACCCGGCGCGCCAGCGCGCGCTCGATCTCCTCTTCGACGCCATGCAGCGTGTACAGCGGACGTTCGCCCGTGTAGTGCTCGAGACGATCGACGACATCGCCCATGTAAGCGCTGGCAAACAGACGGACTTTCTCGAATGTCTCGCGCGAATCGATCACGATGCGCGCTGTCTCGTCGCGCACGAAATCGCGCAACACGCGCTCGCTGAGGTTCAGATCCTGGTACAGCAGACTGGGCGCCCCGATGCGCTGTGATTGATCGCCGATGCCAGTCCACAGCTTCCGCAGATACTCGATGTCGGCGGCGAGTTCGCGCTCGCTGGCGGTCTCAGCCATGGTGCGGATGATGAAGCCGCCGGATTCGCCGGGCGGTATCAGTTGCTGGAGTTTTTCGCGCAGCAATTCGCGCTCGGTCTCGTTTTCGATGCGTTGCGAGATACCGATATACGATTGCTGCGGCAAATAAACCAGCAACCGTCCGGCGATGCTGATTTGTGTCGATAGCCGGGCGCCCTTGCTGCCGATCGGATCCTTGATGACCTGGATCAGAATGCTCTGGCCTTCGTAAAGCAGCTTCTCGATCGGCTTTTCGATTTCGCCGTTATGGCGCTGCCCCCAGATATCGGCGACGTGCAGAAAGGCTGCGCGGTCCAGCCCGATATCTATGAACGCCGATTGCATACCGGGCAAAACGCGCGAAACGCGGCCGTCGTATATGTTCCCGACCAGACCGCGACTGCTGGAGCGTTCGATGTGGAGTTCCTGCACGACGCCTTCCTCCATGACGGCGACGCGCGTTTCCTGCGGCGTTACATTGACTAGTATTTCATCGCTCACAACAACTCATATCCGAACTTTTGCAGGAGTTGCGTGGTTTCGTACAACGGCAGTCCCATGACGCCCGAATAGCTGCCGCGGATCTCGCTGATGAAAAGAGACGCCCTGCCCTGGATCGCATAGGCGCCGGCTTTGTCCAGGCATTCGCCGGTCGCGACGTAGCGGCGGATTTCGACCTCGCTCAATTTGCGGAACTCGACAGTCGTGGTCGATAACGAGGATTCGATCGCGTCCTTGCGCCGGATCGCAACCGCGGTGTGTACGTGGTGTACATGCCCCGACAGCCGCGTCAGTATTTCGATCGCGTCTTCGCGGTTGGCCGGCTTGCCGATGACGACCTTGCCGACCGCGACCGTCGTATCCGCCGCCAGCACCGGGCTGTGCGGCAGGCCGCGCTGGGTCACGCGCAACCAGCCGACTTCCGCCTTCGTCCTGGCCAGCCGCGTGACGTAATCCTCGGGGGATTCTCCGTCATTCAAACGCTCATCGGTATCGGCACCGCGCGCTGCGTCTTCGCGGCACAGCAGTACCTCGAAATTCACGCCGATCTGCTTCAAAAGCTCGCGGCGGCGTGGGCTGCGCGAAGCCAGATAAATGCGTTTTTCGGTTGCGTACACGAGCTCTCCCTGAGAACGTCGATGTTCCTTGCCCGGCCCTACAATCTTCGCTCAGGCTCGATGGTAAGGATGGTTCCCCAGCATCGAAACAGCGCGATACAACTGCTCGGCCAGCACTACGCGCGCCAGCCCGTGCGGCAACGTCATCGTCGATAATGCCATCAGCATTGCAGCCGAACGCTTCAGGCCGGCGTCGAGGCCATCCGCGCCGCCGATCAGGAACGCGGCATCGCGGCCACTTCCCATCCAGCGACTGACGTTTTGCGCAAGCTGCGCGGTCGTCAATTGCTCGCCACGCTCGTCGAGCGCGACAGTGTAGCAGTCCGTGCCCAACACCGCCTCAATTCGTCCACGCTCGGCTGCCAGCAACCGGGCTGCCGTTTTGTTGCCCGCGTTCCGTCCGCGCTTTTCCGGCTTTATTTCGCTCAATTCCAAAGCCGCGCTCCGTGGCATGCGTTTGGCATATTCGGCAAATCCTGCGTCGACCCACGCCGGCATGCGGTTGCCGACCGCGATGATGCGCAGTTTCACGCCGGCTCAAGTTCGGCTTGCCTGCCGAACGCTAACCTCAGGCCCTGCCCATAATTGTTCGAGATTATAATATTCGCGGATCGCCGGCTGCATAACGTGGACGATTACATCGCCGAGATCCACCAGTATCCATTCGCCGTTTTCCTCTCCCTCAACGCCATAAACTTCGGCGCCATCGGCTTTGAGTTTTTCCCGCACGTTGTTGGCAAGCGCTTTGGTTTGTCGCGTCGATTCAGCGCTGGCGATAATCATGCGATCGAACAACGAAGTCAGTTTGCTGACGTCAAGCACCGTGATGTCGCGCGCCTTGATATCTTCAAGCGCTGCTATCGTTGCCGCCACCATTCTGTCGAGCTTCATCGATCTCCTAGGGTTCGCCCTGGTACAGCGTATTGGCTTGAATATAATCGAGAACGATGTCGGGGAGCAAATAGCGCGCACTGCGCCGCGCGGCGATATGCGCGCGGACCCCGGTCGCGGAAATATCGAGCGCCGTGATGGCCACCTTGACGATGATGCCGTGCGCGCGATCGTGAATGGAACGCGCGTCCGCAATGTAGCGCGCCTCGAATTCGGCGACGAGCGGCGCCGGCAACAAGCTTTGATCGAGCGTGTAACCCGGGCGCTGGGCGACAACGATATGGGTAAGCTCGAACAACCGCTGCCAGCAATGCCAGGTTGGAAGAGCCAGAAAGGCATCGACGCCGAGCATCAGGCAAATCGGCGTTTGCGCACCGAATTCCGCCCGCAATCCGGTTAGCGTATCGACAGTGAAACAGGGCTGCTCGCGAAATATTTCGCTTTGATCGGCAACCAGTCTGGCGTTGCCAGTGACGGCGGCGCAGACCATGTCGAAGCGCTGCTGCGCCGAGGCTCGCGGCGCACGCCGATGTGGCGGAATACCTGACGGAATGACGCGGACCTGCGCCAAACCGCAGCCATCGGCGATTTCCTCGGCAAGCCGGAGATGGCCGAAATGGATGGGGTCGAAAGTACCGCCGAGCACGCCAATGGCATCGACCGGCGGCGATTCAGCCAATGCCGCGGCCGGCGCTGCTTCGGAGACGGCTTTCGAAGCTGGCGGCGCTGCGACCTCAATCGCCATCGACAAAATATCGTTGCGATCGGCATGAGCGAATCCGCGTCGAACGTCGTGAAATCAAAGCAGCAAACGGCGTATGTCGGAAAGCACTGAACTGACGAAAGTCGTAAAGCGCGCAGCGCTCGCGCCATCGATGACGCGGTGATCGTAGGACAGAGAAAGCGGTAGCATCAGGCGCGGCTGAAATTTGCCGTCGACGAAAACCGGCTTCAGCGCGGCCTTGGACACACCGAGAATCGCGACTTCGGGCGCGTTGATGATCGGTGTGAAAGCGGTGCCGCCGATACCGCCGAGGCTCGAGATCGAAAAAGAGCCGCCTTGCATCGCCGTCGCCGCCAGCTTTTTGTCGCGTGCGGCTTTGCTGACCTCGGCCAGTTCGCGCGCCAGATCGAAAACGCCCTTCTTGTCGACATCGCGAATCACCGGCACCAGCAAGCCATCCGGCGTATCGACAGCGACACCGATATGGAAATAGTGCTTCAACACCAGTTTATCGCCCGCCGGATTCAGCGAAGCGTTGAAATCCGGATACTGTTTCAGAGCGACTGCCGACGCCTTCAGAAAGAACGTGAGCAAGGTCAGGCGCACACCCTGCTTTTCGGATTCCTGCGCGGCCGTTTTGCGAAATTCATCGAGCTCGGTGATGTCGGCTTCGTCATGCTGTGTCACATGCGGTATCGAAATCCAGTTGCGGTGCAAATTCGCGCCCGCCAGTTTTCTGATACGCGACAATTCACGCGTTTCGATCGGGCCGAATTTTGCGAAATCGATCGCCGGCATGGCCGCCACGCTGAGCCCTGGCGCCGCGCCGGCGGATGCGGCGAGCGAAGACTTCACATAAGACTGAACGTCTTCCTTGAGAATGCGCTCTTTCGGCCCCTTGCCGCTAACCTTGCCGAGATCGACGCCGAGCTCGCGGGCGAAGCGGCGCACCGAGGGGCTCGCGTGCGCGTGGGCAAAGCCGGCCTCATCGACCGGCGTATCCCGCACAGGCGCTTGTGATTGCATTGGTCGCTGCGGTGTTGCGGGCTCGACTTTGCGATACGAAGAATCGGCTGG includes:
- a CDS encoding type IV pilus twitching motility protein PilT — protein: MDIAELLAFVVKNKASDLHLSAGQPPMIRVHGDIRRINLPAMEHKDVHEMVYDIMNDGQRKFYEENLECDFSFAIPNLARFRVNAFVQQRGAGAVMRTIPSNVLSLEDIKAPKIFKEIAQQPRGVVLVTGPTGSGKSTTLAAMVNDINENEHGHILTVEDPIEFVHESKKCLINQREVGPHTLSFANALRSALREDPDIILVGELRDLETIRLAMTAAETGHLVFGTLHTSSAAKTIDRIIDVFPAAEKEMVRAMLSESLRAVISQTLLKTKDGTGRVAAHEIMIGTPAIRNLIRENKVAQMYSSIQTGQKFGMQTMDQNLTDLVRSNVITSAEARGKAANKEAFPA
- a CDS encoding YggS family pyridoxal phosphate-dependent enzyme, whose amino-acid sequence is MIAIASCLQAVNQRIREAAAACGRELDEIRLLAISKTWSAAAVGEAYAAGQLAFGESYVQEAMEKIGLLAELGKPPPGALESRMGAAIGNGSIEDGTPGLAAEISLPTDVRPVFRPLEWHFVGPIQSNKTRQIAEHFAWVHSVDRLSIAERLSRARPSHLPDLQICLQINVSGEASKSGAAPDSTLELARAASRLPKLRLRGLMTIPRPTPDFGEQRAQFARLYELRQVVLRDGIPLDTLSMGMSDDLEAAIAEGATIVRVGTAIFGPRDRR
- a CDS encoding SRPBCC family protein: MKKLFAALLLVAPLAAPIVAEAAKPAKLHVGESVEIAAKPEVVWDKIKDFNGLGTWHPAVAKSEIVEGTNNKKGAVRVLTLQDGGTIKEKLLSHRGKSFKYTILEGVLPVSDYTSKVAVKPGKNGGSTVEWSGDFKRKSADANPPQGQDDATATKTMTTVYRAGLDNLKKVVESK
- a CDS encoding pyrroline-5-carboxylate reductase, coding for MNITFVGGGNMAGALIGGLLKHGYRPDQIKVAELDRGACDALFARFAVSTHTEIAPAIEGSDCIVLAVKPQQLGKAAADLAPLLKNQLVISIAAGVRCRDLARWLQGHQRLVRVMPNTPALIAAGVSALYAMPEVDADQRSLAAQIFDAVGMTIWLESEEQLDAITALSGSGPAYVFYFVEALQQAALELGFAPQTARKLSLATFDGAIRLAAQSSDAVDVLRARVTSKGGTTERALSVMQEAEVKQHIVRAIHEAAQRSAELGDELGQEPRDAAVDGRGKASGHA
- a CDS encoding YggT family protein yields the protein MLNQALHFLIDSIVTLFLIALLLRVYLQIVRASAQNPISHFVIALTDFAVRPLRRVVPGFRGYDVATLVLAWLIAFLLLLILSALGARDLPPMNAQVLGVFALLALVHLLRLAIYIVIGVVVLQAILSWVNPYSPLAPLLNSLSRPFLRPVQRVVPPVANVDLSPLIVLLICQLLLIVPVPFLERAIIGLS
- a CDS encoding dynamin family protein; this encodes MSDRLYRDVAQHQNWRDALLAAIADYEKWLKENGEAAPRLADLARTIRDDRLVLAFLAEFSRGKTELINALFFGDLNQRLLPSEAGRTTMCPTEIFYDADAAAYLRLLPIETRGRDDSIDSLKREPQLWVECKLDLDSIKSVERTLRSLTERKTVSAETARALGLLDSDSTGDSADIPMWRHALVNYPHPLLQNGLVVLDTPGLNALGAEPELTLSMIPNAHAVLFVLGTDTGVTHSDLEVWRRVVQGNDTRRIAVLNKIDLLWDELKSADSIEQTISRQLEQTAALLGIPRGDVFAVSAQKALLAQVRDDATLYQKSGIEKLERFLANEIIPARRQILFDSASREICAMLRVSRESVKAGIAANREESGELAGLSGKNRGIVTALLNKLEADRANHLQTVETFKSTRQVVMKQGNALLASLEAEHLNELIEKNRALMEASWTTTGITRAMAALFDNFSKQLDKILNYAQQIGGLIEAIYARFQDRYGFARLAPPALNLEKYRYAMRELERKAEAFTRDPLNVVIEKRFLIRKFYHGLVHQARAIYAQAHAECAIWQKRVLQPIFAQLKEHERVLGRRVANVAAIRDNLDTLDARIRLLEQQHSALSEKNRTLERIAPAFEQPERVTAE
- the rng gene encoding ribonuclease G, whose translation is MSDEILVNVTPQETRVAVMEEGVVQELHIERSSSRGLVGNIYDGRVSRVLPGMQSAFIDIGLDRAAFLHVADIWGQRHNGEIEKPIEKLLYEGQSILIQVIKDPIGSKGARLSTQISIAGRLLVYLPQQSYIGISQRIENETERELLREKLQQLIPPGESGGFIIRTMAETASERELAADIEYLRKLWTGIGDQSQRIGAPSLLYQDLNLSERVLRDFVRDETARIVIDSRETFEKVRLFASAYMGDVVDRLEHYTGERPLYTLHGVEEEIERALARRVNLKSGGYLIIDQTEALTTVDVNTGGFVGGRNFDDTIYKTNLEAAHVIARQLRLRNLGGIIIIDFIDMESAEHQAAVLAELKKGLARDYTRMTINGFTALGLVEMTRKRTRESLAHILCETCPTCQGRGEIKTARTVCYEILRELVREARQFDAREYRILASQPVIDLFLDEESQSLAQLGDFIGRPVSLQVETQYGQEQYDVVLM
- the maf gene encoding septum formation inhibitor Maf, translated to MYATEKRIYLASRSPRRRELLKQIGVNFEVLLCREDAARGADTDERLNDGESPEDYVTRLARTKAEVGWLRVTQRGLPHSPVLAADTTVAVGKVVIGKPANREDAIEILTRLSGHVHHVHTAVAIRRKDAIESSLSTTTVEFRKLSEVEIRRYVATGECLDKAGAYAIQGRASLFISEIRGSYSGVMGLPLYETTQLLQKFGYELL
- the rlmH gene encoding 23S rRNA (pseudouridine(1915)-N(3))-methyltransferase RlmH, coding for MKLRIIAVGNRMPAWVDAGFAEYAKRMPRSAALELSEIKPEKRGRNAGNKTAARLLAAERGRIEAVLGTDCYTVALDERGEQLTTAQLAQNVSRWMGSGRDAAFLIGGADGLDAGLKRSAAMLMALSTMTLPHGLARVVLAEQLYRAVSMLGNHPYHRA
- the rsfS gene encoding ribosome silencing factor produces the protein MKLDRMVAATIAALEDIKARDITVLDVSKLTSLFDRMIIASAESTRQTKALANNVREKLKADGAEVYGVEGEENGEWILVDLGDVIVHVMQPAIREYYNLEQLWAGPEVSVRQASRT
- the nadD gene encoding nicotinate-nucleotide adenylyltransferase, coding for MAIEVAAPPASKAVSEAAPAAALAESPPVDAIGVLGGTFDPIHFGHLRLAEEIADGCGLAQVRVIPSGIPPHRRAPRASAQQRFDMVCAAVTGNARLVADQSEIFREQPCFTVDTLTGLRAEFGAQTPICLMLGVDAFLALPTWHCWQRLFELTHIVVAQRPGYTLDQSLLPAPLVAEFEARYIADARSIHDRAHGIIVKVAITALDISATGVRAHIAARRSARYLLPDIVLDYIQANTLYQGEP
- the aceF gene encoding dihydrolipoyllysine-residue acetyltransferase, yielding MATLSEVRVPDIGDFKDIPVIEVLIKPGDEITLEASLITLESDKATMDVPSPSAGRIREVKVKVGDKVSEGALVATIEAASAPAAEEKTSSQDSAAAKTAIGELAKKDAPADSSYRKVEPATPQRPMQSQAPVRDTPVDEAGFAHAHASPSVRRFARELGVDLGKVSGKGPKERILKEDVQSYVKSSLAASAGAAPGLSVAAMPAIDFAKFGPIETRELSRIRKLAGANLHRNWISIPHVTQHDEADITELDEFRKTAAQESEKQGVRLTLLTFFLKASAVALKQYPDFNASLNPAGDKLVLKHYFHIGVAVDTPDGLLVPVIRDVDKKGVFDLARELAEVSKAARDKKLAATAMQGGSFSISSLGGIGGTAFTPIINAPEVAILGVSKAALKPVFVDGKFQPRLMLPLSLSYDHRVIDGASAARFTTFVSSVLSDIRRLLL